The window AGCAGCTTCGACATCGAGCGCCTCGAGCGGGTGATCGCCTCGACTGGCGGACCGGAGGCCGCGCGCCTTGAAGACGAGCTGATGCGCGCCGAGGTGATCGACGTCGCGGCCGTGCCGCCGACGCTCGTCACCATGAACTCGCGGGTGCGCTACCGCGACGAGCTGGCGGAGACCGAGCACACGATCACGCTCGTATTTCCGCACGAGGCGGACGCATCCCAAGGGCGCGTGTCGATCCTCGCGCCGATAGCCAGCGCGCTTCTGGGGCTGACCGTCGGAGACGCGATCGAATGGCCCGTGCCCAGGGACCGCACCACCCGGCTACGCGTACTCGGCCTCGAGTACCAACCCGAAGCCGCAGGCGACCTCCGTCGATAGACACGACGGCCGCGGCGGGAGATCGAGGACCCCGGCGTCGCCGTGGATCTCGGCACG is drawn from Deltaproteobacteria bacterium and contains these coding sequences:
- the rnk gene encoding nucleoside diphosphate kinase regulator, yielding MTDLPHVRVSSFDIERLERVIASTGGPEAARLEDELMRAEVIDVAAVPPTLVTMNSRVRYRDELAETEHTITLVFPHEADASQGRVSILAPIASALLGLTVGDAIEWPVPRDRTTRLRVLGLEYQPEAAGDLRR